In Acidovorax sp. GBBC 1281, a single window of DNA contains:
- a CDS encoding rhodanese-like domain-containing protein: MSTAVQDTELPPALQSAHNHAQASGLAHAGGVPPTVAWDLFTSGQALLVDVRSGEERKFVGHVPGSLHVAWATGTALTRNPRFVRELEAAIAKAATRDAPVLLLCRSGKRSVLAAEAAAKAGLQNVFNVTEGFEGEIDDRQQRGASDGWRHHRLPWVQD; this comes from the coding sequence ATGTCCACCGCTGTGCAAGACACCGAACTGCCCCCCGCACTGCAATCCGCACACAACCACGCCCAGGCCTCCGGCCTCGCCCACGCCGGCGGCGTGCCGCCCACGGTTGCGTGGGACCTCTTCACCTCGGGCCAGGCCCTCCTCGTGGATGTCCGGTCGGGCGAAGAGCGCAAGTTCGTCGGCCATGTGCCGGGCAGCCTGCACGTGGCCTGGGCCACGGGCACGGCGCTCACCCGCAACCCCCGCTTCGTGCGCGAACTGGAGGCCGCCATCGCCAAGGCGGCCACGCGCGATGCCCCCGTGCTGCTGCTGTGCCGCAGCGGCAAGCGCTCGGTGCTGGCGGCCGAGGCCGCGGCCAAGGCGGGCCTGCAGAATGTCTTCAATGTGACCGAGGGCTTCGAAGGCGAGATCGACGACCGCCAGCAGCGCGGCGCGTCGGACGGCTGGCGCCATCACCGCCTGCCCTGGGTGCAGGACTGA
- the epsC gene encoding serine O-acetyltransferase EpsC gives MAVFEIDHIVQSLHAVRREWRDSQKRSQEPGGREFPSRDALAQALEQLKGALFPMRLGPHDLRQESEDWYVGHTLDLALHTLLAQIRLELRYVARQQGTGDGTAIEPQALEAAQAFAASLPDIRRLLDSDVLAAYQGDPAARSVDEVLLCYPGVLAMIHHRIAHRLYTLGLPLLARIVAELAHGQTGIDIHPGAQIGAGFFIDHGTGVVIGETAVIGERVRLYQAVTLGAKRFPTDADGYLQKGLPRHPIVEDDVVIYAGATVLGRVTLGRGAVIGGNVWVTHDVPPGGNVTQAVSREG, from the coding sequence ATGGCTGTCTTCGAGATCGATCACATCGTGCAGTCGCTGCACGCCGTCCGCCGCGAATGGCGCGATTCGCAAAAGCGCTCCCAGGAGCCCGGCGGGCGCGAATTTCCGTCGCGCGATGCGCTGGCGCAGGCGCTGGAGCAGCTGAAGGGCGCGCTCTTTCCCATGCGTCTGGGGCCGCACGACCTGCGCCAGGAAAGCGAGGACTGGTACGTGGGCCACACGCTCGACCTGGCGCTGCACACCTTGCTGGCGCAGATCCGGCTGGAGCTGCGCTACGTCGCGCGCCAGCAGGGCACGGGCGACGGCACGGCCATCGAGCCGCAGGCGCTGGAGGCCGCGCAGGCGTTCGCCGCATCGCTGCCGGACATCCGCCGGCTGCTGGACAGCGATGTGCTCGCCGCCTACCAGGGCGACCCCGCCGCGCGCAGCGTGGACGAGGTGCTGCTGTGCTATCCGGGCGTGCTGGCCATGATCCACCACCGCATCGCGCACCGCCTCTACACGCTGGGCCTGCCGTTGCTGGCGCGCATCGTGGCCGAACTGGCGCACGGCCAGACCGGCATCGACATCCATCCGGGCGCGCAGATCGGCGCGGGTTTTTTCATCGACCACGGCACGGGCGTCGTGATCGGCGAGACGGCGGTGATCGGCGAGCGCGTGCGCCTGTACCAGGCCGTCACGCTGGGCGCCAAGCGCTTTCCCACGGATGCCGACGGTTACTTGCAGAAAGGTTTGCCGCGCCATCCGATCGTGGAGGACGACGTGGTCATCTATGCGGGCGCGACCGTGCTGGGCCGGGTCACTCTGGGGCGTGGGGCAGTCATCGGCGGCAACGTGTGGGTCACCCATGATGTGCCGCCGGGCGGCAACGTCACGCAGGCGGTGTCGCGAGAAGGGTAG
- a CDS encoding helix-turn-helix domain-containing protein: MSVLIKNFGVAVRQSREAQGWSQERLAEHSDLNRSYVGEIERGAAIASLLTVEKLAGALGVRPSALVTRGESIGHANLVRGLQLTAIAC; the protein is encoded by the coding sequence ATGTCTGTACTGATCAAGAACTTCGGGGTCGCGGTGCGCCAGTCGCGCGAGGCGCAAGGCTGGTCGCAGGAACGGCTGGCCGAGCATTCGGACCTGAACCGCTCCTACGTCGGGGAGATCGAGCGGGGCGCCGCCATCGCCTCGCTGCTCACGGTGGAAAAGCTGGCCGGCGCCCTGGGCGTGCGGCCCTCGGCGCTGGTCACGCGGGGCGAGTCGATCGGCCATGCGAATCTCGTGCGGGGACTGCAATTGACGGCTATAGCCTGTTGA
- a CDS encoding family 2A encapsulin nanocompartment shell protein: protein MSATVGGTTALGDNAARQLANATKTVPQLETISPRWLTHLLQWVPVEAGIYRLNKVKNPESIRVTCTAKEEENQLPRTFVDYEENPREFFLNAVSTVLDVHTRVSDLYSSPHDQIKEQLRLTIETIKENQESELINNPDYGLLAQVTDAQRIFPLTGAPTPDDLDELLTKVWKEPAFFLTHPLAIAAFGREATRRGTPPPTVSLFGSQFITWRGIPLIPSDKVPVADGKSKILLLRVGDKRQGVVGLFQPGLAGEQGPGLSVRFMGINNHAIASYLISQYCSLAVLTSDALAVLDDVEVNKYHDYPDTYK from the coding sequence ATGTCTGCAACTGTGGGCGGTACGACCGCCTTGGGTGACAACGCCGCACGGCAATTGGCCAACGCGACCAAGACGGTCCCCCAACTCGAAACCATCAGCCCCCGCTGGCTCACGCACCTGCTGCAATGGGTGCCGGTGGAGGCGGGCATCTACCGCCTGAACAAGGTCAAGAACCCGGAATCCATCCGCGTCACCTGCACGGCCAAGGAAGAAGAAAACCAGCTGCCGCGCACCTTCGTCGATTACGAAGAAAACCCGCGCGAATTCTTCCTGAACGCCGTGAGCACGGTGCTGGACGTGCACACCCGCGTGTCGGACCTGTACAGCAGCCCGCACGACCAGATCAAGGAGCAACTGCGCCTGACGATCGAGACGATCAAGGAAAACCAGGAAAGCGAACTCATCAACAACCCCGACTACGGCCTGCTGGCCCAGGTGACCGATGCGCAGCGCATCTTCCCGCTCACCGGTGCCCCCACGCCGGACGACCTGGACGAGCTGCTCACCAAGGTGTGGAAGGAGCCCGCCTTCTTCCTCACCCACCCGCTCGCTATTGCCGCCTTCGGCCGCGAAGCCACGCGCCGCGGCACGCCGCCGCCCACGGTGAGCCTGTTCGGCTCGCAGTTCATCACGTGGCGCGGCATTCCGCTCATTCCGTCCGACAAGGTGCCGGTGGCCGACGGCAAGAGCAAGATCCTGCTGCTGCGCGTGGGCGACAAGCGCCAGGGCGTGGTGGGCCTGTTCCAGCCGGGCCTGGCGGGAGAGCAGGGCCCCGGCCTGTCGGTGCGCTTCATGGGCATCAACAACCACGCCATCGCGTCCTACCTGATCTCGCAGTACTGCTCGCTGGCCGTGCTCACCAGCGATGCGCTGGCCGTGCTGGACGATGTCGAGGTGAACAAGTACCACGACTACCCGGACACCTACAAGTGA
- a CDS encoding family 2A encapsulin nanocompartment cargo protein cysteine desulfurase has translation MTLASFSPGADASGAPIDPALIARMANALFSALPGEAASPAGVHSAGGLPSVPPSSVPGLGAVPPGVQAAANIAPPGSTLASPAGFGPSVPGTPIPQGQVPGTNLLPASPPQVLSLGHRAPALLPHATAANGLPDTVVSTLPAYEPRLGSGVLGVPEASGASASQAAAHPAAPASPASPYYFVGERQAQPSPGGAPVPRAPSGDRLDALARLPFAQPQAAHAGQAPAAPAGLAATPSSDPKFYFVDAVVLPSGYVTPAKPAPHGTVPLAGQGRHPPFDVHAIRRDFPVLSERVNGRQLVWFDNAATTHKPKAVIDRISHFYAHENSNIHRAAHELAARATDAYEGARQRVKTFINAPDVNEVIFVRGTTEAINLVAKSWGGQHVGEGDEIIVSHLEHHANIVPWQQLAAAKGARLRVIPVDDSGQVLLDEYQKLLNDRTKIVAVTQVSNALGTVVPVKEIVALAHRAGAKALVDGAQSVSHMRVDVQDIGADFFVFSGHKVFGPTGIGVVWGKREVLEDMPPWQGGGNMIADVTFKKTVFQPIPNKFEAGTGNIADAVGLGAAIDYVNRVGIENIARYEHELLVYGMQQLRSIPGVRLIGTADDKASVMSFVLADYSTEEVGKALNDEGIAVRTGHHCAQPILRRFGVETTVRPSLAFYNTFDEIDRLVHVVRRLAGQRRAG, from the coding sequence ATGACCCTCGCTTCCTTCTCGCCGGGCGCCGACGCGTCCGGCGCCCCCATCGACCCGGCGCTGATCGCGCGCATGGCCAATGCCCTGTTCTCGGCGCTGCCGGGCGAGGCGGCATCGCCTGCGGGAGTGCACTCCGCGGGCGGCCTGCCTTCGGTGCCGCCTTCGTCCGTGCCCGGGCTGGGCGCCGTGCCGCCGGGCGTGCAGGCGGCGGCCAACATCGCGCCGCCCGGCTCGACCCTGGCCAGCCCCGCCGGCTTCGGGCCCAGCGTGCCCGGCACGCCGATCCCGCAGGGCCAGGTGCCCGGCACCAACCTGCTGCCGGCTTCGCCCCCGCAGGTGCTGTCGCTCGGCCACCGCGCCCCCGCGCTGCTGCCGCACGCCACGGCGGCCAACGGCCTGCCCGACACGGTGGTGAGCACGCTGCCGGCCTACGAGCCGCGCCTGGGCAGCGGGGTGCTGGGCGTGCCCGAGGCCTCGGGCGCGAGCGCGTCGCAGGCCGCCGCCCATCCGGCAGCGCCTGCCTCTCCGGCCTCGCCGTACTACTTCGTCGGCGAGCGCCAGGCACAGCCATCGCCTGGGGGCGCGCCGGTGCCCAGGGCGCCGTCCGGCGACCGGCTGGATGCGCTGGCGCGCCTGCCGTTCGCGCAGCCGCAGGCAGCGCATGCGGGCCAGGCCCCGGCCGCACCGGCCGGCCTGGCGGCTACGCCGTCGTCCGATCCGAAGTTCTACTTCGTGGACGCGGTGGTGCTGCCCAGCGGCTACGTCACCCCGGCCAAGCCCGCGCCGCACGGTACGGTGCCGCTGGCGGGCCAGGGGAGGCACCCGCCGTTCGACGTGCACGCCATCCGGCGCGACTTTCCCGTGCTGTCCGAGCGCGTGAACGGCCGCCAGCTGGTGTGGTTCGACAACGCGGCCACCACGCACAAGCCGAAGGCGGTGATCGACCGCATCAGCCACTTCTACGCGCACGAGAACTCGAACATCCACCGCGCGGCGCATGAACTCGCCGCACGCGCCACGGATGCCTACGAAGGCGCCCGCCAGCGCGTGAAGACGTTCATCAATGCGCCCGACGTGAACGAGGTGATCTTCGTGCGCGGCACCACCGAGGCCATCAACTTGGTGGCCAAGAGCTGGGGCGGCCAGCACGTGGGCGAGGGCGACGAGATCATCGTCAGCCATCTGGAGCACCACGCCAACATCGTGCCCTGGCAACAGCTCGCTGCCGCCAAGGGGGCGAGGCTGCGCGTGATTCCGGTGGACGACTCGGGCCAGGTGCTGCTCGATGAATACCAGAAGCTCCTGAACGACCGCACCAAGATCGTCGCCGTCACGCAGGTCTCCAACGCGCTGGGCACCGTGGTGCCGGTCAAGGAGATCGTGGCGCTGGCCCACCGTGCGGGCGCGAAGGCGCTGGTCGATGGCGCGCAGTCGGTCTCGCACATGCGGGTGGACGTGCAGGACATCGGCGCGGACTTCTTCGTGTTCTCGGGCCACAAGGTGTTCGGGCCGACCGGCATCGGCGTGGTCTGGGGCAAGCGCGAAGTGCTCGAAGACATGCCCCCATGGCAGGGCGGCGGCAACATGATTGCCGACGTGACGTTCAAGAAGACCGTGTTCCAGCCGATCCCGAACAAGTTCGAGGCCGGCACGGGCAACATCGCCGACGCGGTGGGCCTGGGCGCGGCGATCGACTACGTGAACCGCGTGGGCATCGAGAACATCGCGCGCTACGAGCACGAGCTGCTGGTGTACGGCATGCAGCAGTTGCGCTCCATTCCGGGCGTGCGGCTGATCGGCACGGCCGACGACAAGGCCAGCGTGATGTCGTTCGTGCTGGCCGACTACTCGACCGAGGAAGTGGGCAAGGCGCTGAACGACGAAGGCATCGCCGTGCGCACCGGGCACCACTGCGCGCAGCCCATCCTGAGGCGATTCGGCGTGGAGACCACCGTTCGGCCGTCGCTCGCGTTCTACAACACGTTCGACGAGATCGACCGGCTGGTGCATGTGGTGCGCCGCCTCGCCGGCCAGCGCCGCGCCGGGTAG
- a CDS encoding NADPH-dependent FMN reductase — translation MDQYQIAVIVGSLRKDSFNRKLATALARLAPPDFHFTQLRIDDLPLYNQDDDAHPAPAVLRLKTEIAQSQGLLFVTPEYNRSIPGVLKNALDHASRPYGQSAWGGKPAGVIGASIGAIGTAMAQQHLRNVLAYLDVPTLGQPEAFVQARDGLFDDDGNIGEASRQFLQGWVEKYVAWVKQHAKL, via the coding sequence ATGGACCAATACCAGATCGCCGTCATCGTCGGCAGTCTCCGCAAGGACTCGTTCAACCGCAAGCTGGCCACAGCGCTGGCCCGGCTCGCACCGCCGGACTTCCACTTCACGCAGCTGCGCATCGACGACCTGCCGCTGTACAACCAGGACGACGACGCCCATCCCGCTCCCGCCGTGCTGCGCCTGAAGACCGAGATCGCCCAGTCGCAGGGCCTGCTGTTTGTGACGCCCGAATACAACCGTTCGATTCCCGGCGTGCTCAAGAACGCGCTGGACCACGCCTCCCGCCCCTATGGGCAGAGCGCCTGGGGCGGCAAGCCGGCCGGCGTGATCGGGGCGTCGATCGGCGCCATCGGCACGGCCATGGCCCAGCAGCACCTGCGCAACGTGCTGGCCTACCTCGACGTGCCCACGCTGGGCCAGCCCGAAGCCTTCGTTCAGGCCAGGGATGGCCTGTTCGATGACGACGGCAACATCGGCGAGGCCAGCCGCCAGTTCCTGCAGGGCTGGGTCGAGAAGTACGTGGCCTGGGTCAAGCAGCACGCCAAGCTCTGA
- a CDS encoding bifunctional helix-turn-helix transcriptional regulator/GNAT family N-acetyltransferase has product MASDPQVTPAPAPVPAAAVKALRQFNRFFTRRIGVLDAYLGSDLSLTDVRVLYELAHRTEPVATDIARDLGLDAGYLSRILRRFEKAGWLERRPGAKDARQSLLRLTDAGHAAFAPLQQRSRDEAAAILARLSPTQQADALAAMQRLETLLSSEPPSRPRLVVLRDPVPGDMGWVVQMHGEIYWREYGWNQAFEAMVAEIAARFVREFQPGFDRCWIAEVDGERMGAAFVVRESDTTARLRMLILAPQARGMGLGGRLVDECIAFARGQGYTEMTLWTNSCLAAARHLYAQRGFTLVASEPYTAYGQSLVGETWTLAL; this is encoded by the coding sequence ATGGCGTCAGATCCCCAGGTCACTCCCGCGCCTGCGCCCGTCCCCGCGGCAGCGGTCAAGGCGCTTCGGCAGTTCAACCGGTTCTTCACGCGCCGCATCGGGGTGCTCGACGCCTATCTGGGCAGCGACCTGTCGCTGACCGACGTGCGGGTGCTCTACGAACTGGCCCACCGCACCGAGCCTGTCGCCACCGACATCGCCAGGGACCTGGGCCTGGACGCCGGCTATCTGAGCCGCATCCTGCGCCGGTTCGAAAAGGCCGGCTGGCTGGAGCGCCGCCCGGGCGCAAAGGATGCGCGCCAGAGCCTGCTGCGCCTGACCGACGCCGGACACGCCGCGTTCGCCCCGCTGCAGCAGCGCTCGCGCGACGAGGCGGCGGCGATCCTGGCGCGCTTGTCGCCCACGCAGCAGGCCGACGCGCTGGCCGCCATGCAGCGCCTGGAGACGCTGCTGTCTTCCGAACCGCCCAGCCGCCCCCGCCTTGTGGTGCTGCGCGACCCGGTGCCCGGTGACATGGGCTGGGTGGTGCAGATGCATGGCGAAATCTACTGGCGCGAATACGGCTGGAACCAGGCGTTCGAGGCCATGGTGGCCGAGATCGCCGCGCGGTTCGTGCGCGAATTCCAGCCTGGGTTCGACCGGTGCTGGATCGCCGAGGTGGATGGCGAGCGCATGGGGGCGGCCTTCGTGGTGCGCGAGTCCGACACCACCGCCCGGCTGCGCATGCTGATCCTGGCGCCCCAGGCGCGGGGCATGGGACTGGGCGGCCGGCTGGTGGACGAGTGCATCGCCTTCGCGCGGGGCCAGGGCTACACGGAGATGACGCTGTGGACCAACAGCTGCCTGGCCGCGGCCCGCCACCTGTATGCGCAGCGCGGCTTCACGCTCGTGGCGTCGGAACCCTACACCGCCTACGGCCAGTCCCTGGTGGGCGAGACCTGGACGCTTGCCCTGTAG
- a CDS encoding FMN-dependent NADH-azoreductase, with the protein MQLLHIDSAITGEQSVSRQLTARTVAAWVAAHPGTQVQHLDLVAQAPAHFTMEAMAPRTGQTEGLSETQRRENAVSEQLVSQFLAADVIVVGAPLYNFGVPTQLKAWIDRIAQPGRTFTYTAAGPQGLAKGKTVIVASSRGGVYSTSDAGRAMEHQESYLQTVFAFFGITDVRFVRAEGVAMGPDAKSKALDSADSDIRAHVAQSRQEAVAEAA; encoded by the coding sequence ATGCAACTGCTGCACATCGATTCCGCCATCACCGGCGAACAGTCCGTCTCGCGCCAACTCACCGCCCGCACCGTGGCGGCGTGGGTCGCCGCCCATCCCGGCACGCAAGTGCAGCACCTGGATCTGGTCGCCCAGGCACCGGCCCATTTCACGATGGAGGCCATGGCGCCGCGCACCGGCCAGACCGAAGGCCTGAGTGAAACACAGCGCCGTGAAAACGCCGTGTCCGAACAGCTGGTGAGCCAGTTCCTGGCGGCCGATGTGATCGTGGTCGGCGCGCCGCTCTACAACTTCGGCGTTCCCACGCAGCTCAAGGCCTGGATCGACCGCATCGCCCAGCCGGGCCGCACGTTCACCTACACCGCCGCTGGCCCGCAGGGCCTGGCCAAGGGCAAGACGGTGATCGTCGCCTCCAGCCGCGGCGGTGTGTATTCGACGAGCGATGCCGGCCGCGCCATGGAACACCAGGAGAGCTACCTGCAGACCGTGTTCGCCTTCTTCGGCATCACCGACGTGCGCTTCGTGCGCGCCGAAGGCGTGGCCATGGGACCGGACGCCAAGTCCAAGGCCCTGGACAGCGCGGATTCCGACATCCGGGCACACGTGGCGCAATCCCGCCAGGAAGCCGTGGCCGAAGCTGCCTGA
- a CDS encoding LysR substrate-binding domain-containing protein, producing MQDLNDMLYFAEVVERGGFAAAGRALSIPKSRLSRRVSDLEAHLGVRLLQRTTRKLSLTEVGEAYLRHCQAMRESAQAAADTVAHVQAEPRGTIRVVCPVTIAQTLLGDMMPVFMARYPLVRVEIQVSNRVVNLVEEGVDVALRVRAKLDDSGSMVIKRLGEGDLLLVASPAQLARQGTPHTLEELSRMDSIAMSAADGRASLRLVGPGGQEAVWQHSPRYVADDLLTLKLAAEGGVGICWLPDYMCQDELRSGRLVHLLPEWAPERGVMHAVFPSRRGLTPAVRRFLDFLGETLQGAMTAVPASDTEGLGSAASVAS from the coding sequence GTGCAAGATCTCAACGACATGCTGTATTTCGCCGAGGTGGTCGAGCGCGGAGGGTTCGCCGCCGCGGGCCGGGCGCTCAGCATCCCCAAGTCGCGCCTGTCGCGCCGCGTCTCCGATCTGGAGGCACACCTGGGCGTGCGGCTGCTGCAGCGCACCACGCGAAAGCTGTCGCTTACCGAGGTGGGCGAGGCCTATCTGCGCCACTGCCAGGCCATGCGCGAATCGGCGCAGGCGGCGGCCGACACGGTGGCCCATGTCCAAGCCGAGCCGCGCGGCACGATCCGCGTGGTGTGCCCCGTCACGATCGCGCAGACCCTGCTCGGCGACATGATGCCGGTTTTCATGGCGCGGTACCCGCTCGTGCGGGTGGAGATCCAGGTGAGCAACCGCGTGGTCAACCTGGTGGAGGAGGGGGTCGACGTGGCGCTGCGCGTGCGGGCCAAGCTGGACGACAGCGGCAGCATGGTCATCAAGCGGCTGGGCGAGGGCGACCTGTTGCTGGTCGCCAGCCCCGCGCAGCTGGCGCGCCAGGGCACACCGCACACGCTGGAGGAACTGTCACGCATGGACAGCATCGCCATGTCCGCTGCCGACGGCCGTGCTTCGCTGAGGCTGGTGGGCCCCGGAGGGCAGGAGGCCGTGTGGCAGCACAGCCCGCGCTATGTGGCCGACGACCTGCTCACACTCAAGTTGGCCGCGGAAGGCGGCGTGGGCATCTGCTGGCTGCCCGACTACATGTGCCAGGACGAATTGCGCAGCGGCCGGCTGGTGCACCTGCTGCCCGAATGGGCCCCGGAGCGCGGAGTGATGCACGCGGTGTTCCCCTCCCGACGCGGTCTGACGCCCGCGGTCCGGCGGTTTTTGGACTTTCTGGGCGAGACGCTGCAAGGCGCGATGACGGCGGTGCCGGCATCCGATACCGAGGGCCTCGGCAGCGCAGCATCGGTCGCTTCTTAA